One segment of Chloroflexota bacterium DNA contains the following:
- a CDS encoding NAD(P)-dependent oxidoreductase, protein MAEGPRLGFIGTGNMGRHMARHLLEAGHPLTVHDTRRAAAEALEGAGAGWAESPAELAEASDIVFTSLPGPPQVEAVALGERGVLANLPDGGILVDLSTNSPTVVRKLAEAGAERGVAVLDAPVSGGVFGAESGRLAIMVGGDRAAFDRCKPLFDAIGDHVVYCGASGTGSATKLVNNMISLSLNMLLGEALALGVKAGVDLATLVDVVQSSSGATWKLGNNYPKFLFKGNFEPGFALDLGAKDLRLGTSLAKELGMPLDIANLVEQRFIEAQSRGWGGLHADVVVKLIEERVGVELRLPE, encoded by the coding sequence ATGGCAGAGGGGCCGCGTCTCGGATTCATTGGCACCGGCAACATGGGCCGCCACATGGCTCGGCACCTGCTGGAAGCCGGCCATCCGCTGACCGTTCACGACACCCGCCGCGCCGCCGCCGAAGCGCTCGAAGGGGCCGGCGCAGGCTGGGCCGAGTCGCCGGCCGAGCTTGCCGAAGCGAGCGACATCGTCTTCACGTCACTGCCGGGGCCGCCGCAGGTCGAAGCCGTCGCCCTGGGCGAGCGCGGCGTCCTGGCGAATCTGCCGGACGGCGGCATCCTGGTCGATCTCTCGACCAACTCCCCGACCGTCGTGCGGAAGCTGGCCGAGGCCGGCGCAGAACGCGGCGTCGCCGTACTCGATGCGCCGGTCTCCGGCGGGGTGTTCGGCGCGGAGTCCGGGCGGCTGGCGATCATGGTCGGCGGCGACCGCGCAGCCTTCGACCGCTGCAAGCCCCTCTTCGACGCCATCGGCGACCACGTCGTCTACTGCGGAGCCTCGGGGACGGGATCGGCCACCAAGCTCGTGAACAACATGATCTCCCTGAGCTTGAACATGCTGCTCGGGGAGGCGTTGGCGCTCGGCGTGAAGGCCGGGGTGGACCTCGCCACGCTGGTGGACGTGGTCCAGAGCAGCAGCGGGGCGACCTGGAAGCTCGGCAACAACTACCCGAAGTTCCTGTTCAAGGGGAACTTCGAGCCGGGCTTCGCGCTCGATCTCGGGGCGAAGGACTTGCGGCTCGGCACCTCGCTCGCCAAGGAGCTGGGGATGCCGCTCGACATCGCCAACCTTGTCGAGCAGCGATTCATCGAGGCGCAGTCACGCGGCTGGGGCGGCCTGCACGCCGACGTGGTGGTCAAGCTGATCGAGGAGCGCGTCGGCGTGGAGCTACGTTTGCCCGAGTAG